The Candidatus Acidiferrales bacterium genome contains a region encoding:
- a CDS encoding DUF433 domain-containing protein has protein sequence MKQFPRITLDPKQMGGVPCIRGLRIPAATVVGMVSEGMAEAEILKAYPDLEPEDIGEDLRYAAEAVRERELPVAGSS, from the coding sequence GTGAAACAGTTTCCTCGAATTACCTTGGATCCGAAACAAATGGGTGGCGTCCCGTGTATCCGCGGTTTGCGCATCCCAGCCGCAACCGTGGTGGGCATGGTGAGCGAGGGGATGGCCGAAGCGGAGATATTAAAGGCCTATCCAGACCTTGAGCCGGAAGACATCGGCGAAGACCTGCGCTATGCCGCCGAGGCGGTGCGGGAACGCGAACTCCCGGTCGCTGGGAGTTCTTGA
- a CDS encoding OmpA family protein gives MKIASIVLAMIGLSGISPAQMQSPTHQPSEMQKRENQSSPLYRVTVVARTTKAINYRHLSGATRIDFRGTVLLPFARGQAKVESKKGAIKIQARFDKLQSATQFGPEFLTYVLWAITPEGRATNLGEVLLEGTKSKLEVTAQLQAFALVVTAEPYFAVMQPSDVVVMENIVRPDTVGNIQEIDAKYDLLQRGEYAVVSANFQPMRMDPRIPLGLYEARNAVQIARGAGADRYAFSSFQRAVELLQQAESYQTRKGAKKQVEMAAREAVQTAEDARAITVKRREEERLAKERQAAAEREARAKAETAAAERAKLEAQLAAERAARERLEAEAARAAALAQQQAAQAEAERARQAAQQAAWQTAEAEAARAAALAQQQAAQAETERAHLAAEQAERMRQQAEAEKAELRSRLLRQLNLILQTRDTVRGLIVNMSDVLFDTARYTLKPGAREKLAKISGIVLAYPGLNLQIEGHTDSVGGDEYNQGLSEQRADSVRDFLVQQGVPAASISGRGFGKTQPVASNETTEGRQQNRRVELVVTGEAIGATAANSGTSPQ, from the coding sequence ATGAAAATTGCAAGTATTGTTCTGGCCATGATTGGGCTTTCTGGCATTTCGCCCGCGCAGATGCAGAGCCCAACGCATCAGCCGAGCGAAATGCAGAAGCGGGAGAATCAGTCTTCGCCGCTGTATCGTGTCACGGTGGTGGCGCGTACGACCAAGGCAATCAACTATCGCCACTTGAGCGGGGCGACCAGGATTGATTTCCGCGGAACCGTCCTCCTCCCTTTTGCCCGAGGCCAAGCGAAAGTGGAAAGCAAGAAGGGCGCGATCAAGATCCAAGCAAGATTCGACAAATTACAGTCCGCCACCCAATTCGGCCCTGAGTTCTTGACCTACGTCCTGTGGGCCATCACTCCGGAAGGCCGCGCTACCAACCTCGGCGAAGTGCTTTTGGAGGGGACCAAAAGCAAACTGGAGGTTACGGCTCAATTGCAGGCTTTTGCCCTGGTCGTGACCGCGGAACCCTATTTCGCCGTCATGCAGCCGAGCGACGTGGTGGTGATGGAAAACATTGTGCGGCCCGACACGGTCGGAAACATTCAGGAGATTGATGCCAAATATGACTTGCTGCAGAGAGGTGAGTACGCAGTTGTTTCCGCCAATTTTCAGCCGATGAGAATGGACCCCAGGATACCTCTTGGGCTGTACGAGGCCAGAAACGCCGTGCAGATTGCCCGAGGGGCGGGCGCCGATCGCTACGCCTTCAGTAGCTTCCAAAGGGCGGTGGAGCTCCTCCAGCAGGCGGAGAGCTATCAAACGCGCAAGGGCGCAAAAAAACAGGTCGAGATGGCAGCTCGGGAGGCAGTGCAGACCGCTGAGGATGCGCGGGCCATTACGGTGAAACGCCGGGAAGAGGAGCGCCTGGCCAAAGAGCGCCAGGCAGCGGCGGAGCGCGAAGCGCGCGCCAAAGCGGAAACCGCCGCGGCCGAACGCGCCAAGTTGGAAGCCCAGTTGGCCGCCGAACGCGCGGCCCGGGAACGGCTCGAGGCGGAGGCAGCCCGTGCCGCCGCTTTAGCACAGCAGCAAGCCGCCCAGGCCGAAGCCGAAAGAGCACGCCAAGCCGCTCAACAAGCTGCCTGGCAAACGGCCGAGGCGGAAGCAGCACGTGCCGCCGCTTTAGCACAGCAGCAAGCCGCCCAAGCGGAAACCGAAAGAGCGCATCTGGCTGCCGAGCAGGCCGAACGCATGCGGCAGCAAGCCGAGGCCGAAAAAGCGGAGCTGCGCTCGCGACTCTTGCGCCAGTTGAACTTGATCCTGCAAACGCGCGACACGGTTCGCGGGCTCATCGTGAACATGTCGGACGTTCTTTTCGACACGGCCAGGTACACCTTGAAACCGGGTGCGCGGGAAAAGCTGGCGAAAATCTCCGGCATCGTCCTGGCCTATCCCGGGCTGAATCTGCAGATCGAAGGTCACACCGACAGCGTCGGCGGCGATGAATACAACCAGGGGCTTTCCGAACAGCGCGCTGACTCCGTGCGGGATTTCCTGGTGCAGCAGGGAGTTCCGGCAGCCTCGATCAGCGGGCGCGGGTTCGGTAAAACGCAACCGGTGGCCTCCAACGAGACCACCGAAGGCCGCCAACAGAACCGCCGCGTCGAGCTGGTGGTCACCGGCGAGGCCATTGGCGCCACCGCCGCCAACTCCGGAACTTCACCGCAGTAA
- a CDS encoding outer membrane beta-barrel protein, translated as MKTKSFWGIACALLVFLLVAPNAFGQDLNPRLTIFGGGSFLKGERTFVVGGDQFRSDFAKGGKFGFRGTVDVDSHWAVEGSYSYGTNNLRIFELRVPPRERAFGTRVHQFAANALYFLNKPEDKMRAFVTGGLGLTRYSPTDAAKTFAATFEFVDEAAVISSNTKLSLNFGAGVEAKVHDRFGVRFDFRDYMTRIPRFGVPETPPGPAVDFFPVSGVVHDWEASIGVVIYLR; from the coding sequence ATGAAGACAAAGAGCTTTTGGGGAATCGCCTGCGCGCTTCTTGTGTTTCTTTTGGTCGCCCCGAACGCTTTTGGGCAAGACCTTAATCCGCGGTTGACGATTTTCGGCGGAGGCTCTTTCTTGAAAGGTGAGCGAACCTTCGTCGTTGGCGGAGACCAGTTTCGTTCCGATTTCGCAAAGGGGGGCAAATTCGGATTCCGGGGCACCGTGGACGTGGACAGCCATTGGGCTGTGGAAGGCAGCTACAGCTACGGCACCAATAACCTGCGCATCTTTGAGCTGCGAGTGCCGCCACGAGAGCGTGCCTTTGGGACGCGCGTCCACCAGTTCGCGGCCAACGCGTTGTACTTCCTGAACAAGCCAGAGGACAAGATGCGGGCCTTCGTTACTGGCGGCCTGGGGCTCACCCGGTACAGTCCCACCGACGCCGCCAAAACATTCGCTGCGACATTTGAGTTCGTGGATGAGGCGGCGGTGATCAGCAGCAACACCAAGCTCAGCCTCAATTTTGGCGCTGGCGTGGAAGCGAAGGTCCACGACCGCTTTGGCGTGCGGTTTGACTTCCGCGACTACATGACCAGAATCCCGCGCTTTGGCGTGCCAGAGACGCCGCCCGGGCCGGCCGTAGATTTCTTCCCCGTCAGCGGGGTTGTACACGACTGGGAAGCCTCCATCGGGGTCGTGATCTATCTGCGCTAG
- a CDS encoding tetratricopeptide repeat protein — MRNHRVPRPGGASNDERPATSLWTSREAYLLAIACFVIGLAIGYIFRGSSGLPPAYPSPSNPSTAPAAPLGSAVPPWADVETTARPLKTFLQAHPNDFDTLVKLGNLYFDHQQWGPAIDFYSRALALRPDVVEVRTDRGTAYFYSQQFEQAKADYQGSLKVKPTHPQTLFNYGLLQMNGFRNPARAIDLWQKLLRAHPNYPEAPRVTAQIEQARLQLGRQ; from the coding sequence ATGAGAAACCACCGCGTGCCCCGCCCGGGCGGGGCCTCGAATGACGAACGCCCCGCCACCTCTCTCTGGACCAGCCGCGAAGCCTATTTGCTGGCTATCGCTTGCTTCGTGATCGGTCTGGCCATCGGTTACATCTTCCGCGGATCGAGTGGCCTCCCGCCGGCGTACCCGAGCCCGTCGAATCCTTCCACCGCTCCCGCCGCTCCGCTAGGTTCGGCCGTACCTCCCTGGGCGGATGTGGAAACGACAGCGCGGCCCTTGAAGACTTTTTTGCAGGCCCATCCCAACGACTTCGACACCCTGGTCAAGCTCGGCAATCTCTATTTCGATCACCAACAATGGGGCCCGGCCATTGACTTTTATTCTCGTGCCCTCGCCCTTCGGCCGGACGTCGTCGAGGTGCGTACCGACCGCGGCACCGCCTACTTCTATTCGCAGCAATTTGAGCAGGCGAAGGCTGACTACCAAGGCTCCCTGAAGGTCAAACCGACCCATCCGCAGACGCTGTTCAACTATGGCCTGCTGCAGATGAATGGATTCCGCAACCCGGCCAGAGCCATCGACCTGTGGCAAAAACTCTTGCGCGCCCATCCGAATTATCCTGAAGCCCCGAGGGTGACGGCTCAGATCGAGCAGGCCAGGCTCCAGCTTGGCCGTCAGTAA
- a CDS encoding class I SAM-dependent methyltransferase yields MPSDLARYYDVVVDWEKRLAREMPLLRKILAEVPSRKVLVAGCGTGGHVLALAREGFEVIGIDSDPAMVEVAQKKLDAAAEEIRRARNGSVGIHPDMPAGPVARQTLKASVKLCAIEESARLRERFGAALCLGNTLPNLSAPGQLEAALRSLYEVLLPGGIFFIQNLNYDKRWREKTKWFPLLSGRTEDEEVILFKVAEYGPEFIDFHAIFFTRPLAPGTCWDYRVNTNRQIPLFEKELRTLLERIGFEIVSTWSDYSGAPFDVRDSSDLLLLSRRPGVVPSR; encoded by the coding sequence GTGCCAAGCGATCTGGCTCGCTATTACGACGTCGTGGTGGATTGGGAGAAGCGACTCGCCCGCGAGATGCCTCTGCTTCGAAAAATTCTTGCTGAGGTGCCTTCGCGAAAAGTCCTCGTCGCCGGATGCGGGACGGGTGGGCACGTACTGGCGCTCGCGAGAGAGGGCTTCGAGGTCATCGGCATTGATTCCGACCCGGCGATGGTCGAGGTGGCGCAGAAGAAACTGGACGCGGCTGCCGAAGAGATTCGTCGGGCAAGGAATGGTAGCGTCGGGATTCATCCCGACATGCCTGCGGGGCCGGTGGCCCGACAAACCCTAAAGGCGAGTGTGAAACTTTGCGCGATTGAAGAAAGCGCCAGGCTCCGCGAGCGCTTCGGAGCAGCACTTTGCCTGGGCAACACCTTGCCCAACCTTTCTGCCCCGGGTCAGCTTGAAGCGGCTCTGCGCTCTCTCTACGAGGTCCTCCTTCCGGGAGGAATTTTCTTTATCCAGAATCTTAACTATGACAAGCGCTGGCGGGAAAAGACCAAGTGGTTTCCCCTGCTCTCCGGGCGCACCGAGGATGAAGAAGTCATCCTCTTCAAGGTAGCCGAATACGGCCCCGAGTTTATTGACTTCCACGCCATTTTCTTCACCCGGCCCCTGGCCCCTGGAACCTGTTGGGACTATCGCGTCAACACCAACCGCCAAATCCCTCTGTTCGAAAAAGAACTGCGCACTCTGCTGGAACGAATCGGTTTCGAGATCGTCTCCACCTGGTCAGACTATTCCGGCGCGCCCTTTGACGTTCGGGATTCCAGCGATCTTCTCCTCTTGTCGCGCCGGCCAGGTGTTGTCCCTTCACGGTGA
- a CDS encoding sigma-54 dependent transcriptional regulator — MAKGKILVVDDEKLVRWSLVKKFTEWGYSPLEAETGGAALQSVRNESPELILLDIRLPDVSGMEILQQMKEAGEPSAVIMMTADPQLDDVKAAIKLGAYDFIGKPIDFDELSITVQNALEATQLRTEVASLRDEVKRRTGYRDVIAASRRMRELLDFVRKVAASEASTILIQGESGTGKDLVAKTIHYESSRAARPFVAINCSAIPETLMEPELFGHEKGAFTDAKAMKKGLFEVADGGTLFLDEIGELSPFLQAKLLRVLEDQNFRRVGGVKDIQVDVRVIAASNRDLERAVSENRFRQDLFYRLAIISVFLPSLRERKEDILPLVDFFVDHYNRKFRKSISGLTEETRQLLLAYDWPGNVRELKNAIERAMILEDEPFLRPTYLPFHVTQPRAGVTSFERQSSSTPVGSSWQPLHPARPFTTGVSAAADEHGRSGRWLPPLSIPEGGTSLEEVERALVELALKQTNGNQTHAAKLLDISRDALRYKMKKFGLIASAEEPTEEAPAPPHP, encoded by the coding sequence ATGGCCAAAGGAAAAATTCTCGTCGTGGACGATGAGAAGCTCGTCCGCTGGTCGCTCGTCAAGAAGTTCACCGAGTGGGGCTACTCGCCGCTCGAGGCCGAGACCGGCGGGGCCGCCCTGCAGTCAGTCCGCAACGAATCACCCGAACTCATCCTGCTGGACATCCGGCTGCCGGACGTGAGCGGCATGGAAATTCTCCAGCAGATGAAAGAGGCCGGCGAGCCTTCCGCCGTCATCATGATGACCGCCGACCCGCAGCTCGATGACGTCAAGGCAGCCATCAAACTCGGCGCCTATGACTTCATCGGCAAGCCCATTGATTTTGACGAGCTGAGCATCACCGTCCAAAACGCCCTTGAGGCCACGCAACTGCGGACCGAAGTTGCCAGCCTCCGCGACGAAGTGAAGCGGCGTACCGGCTACCGCGACGTCATCGCCGCGTCCAGGCGCATGCGCGAGCTGCTCGATTTTGTGCGCAAGGTCGCCGCCAGCGAAGCCAGCACCATCCTCATCCAGGGAGAAAGCGGCACGGGTAAGGACCTCGTCGCCAAGACCATTCATTACGAGTCCAGCCGCGCCGCCCGCCCCTTTGTCGCCATCAATTGCTCCGCCATTCCGGAAACGCTGATGGAGCCGGAATTGTTTGGCCACGAGAAGGGCGCCTTTACCGATGCCAAGGCGATGAAGAAGGGACTCTTCGAGGTGGCTGACGGCGGCACGCTTTTCCTGGACGAAATCGGCGAGCTATCTCCTTTCCTCCAAGCCAAGCTCCTGCGGGTGCTCGAAGACCAAAATTTTCGTCGTGTCGGCGGTGTCAAGGACATTCAGGTGGACGTGCGGGTGATCGCCGCCTCCAACCGCGACCTCGAACGAGCCGTGTCGGAGAATCGCTTCCGCCAGGACCTTTTCTACCGGCTCGCCATCATCTCCGTGTTCCTGCCATCGCTGCGCGAGCGCAAAGAGGACATCCTGCCGCTGGTGGATTTCTTTGTCGATCACTACAACCGTAAATTTCGAAAGAGCATCAGCGGCTTGACGGAAGAGACGCGGCAACTCCTGCTTGCCTACGATTGGCCGGGCAATGTGCGTGAACTCAAGAACGCCATCGAGCGCGCCATGATTTTGGAAGACGAGCCTTTCCTCCGGCCGACTTATCTGCCCTTCCACGTCACCCAGCCGCGCGCCGGCGTGACCTCTTTCGAGCGGCAATCCTCCTCGACGCCGGTGGGCAGCTCGTGGCAGCCGCTCCACCCCGCCCGTCCGTTCACGACGGGCGTTTCCGCCGCGGCGGACGAGCACGGACGGTCGGGCCGGTGGCTCCCGCCGCTTTCCATCCCTGAGGGCGGCACGTCGCTCGAGGAAGTCGAGCGGGCGCTGGTGGAATTGGCGCTCAAGCAAACCAACGGCAACCAAACCCACGCCGCCAAGCTGCTCGATATCAGCCGCGATGCCCTGCGCTACAAGATGAAAAAATTCGGGCTGATCGCCAGCGCCGAAGAACCTACCGAAGAAGCTCCCGCCCCGCCCCATCCCTAG